One stretch of Lacrimispora sphenoides DNA includes these proteins:
- the iolD gene encoding 3D-(3,5/4)-trihydroxycyclohexane-1,2-dione acylhydrolase (decyclizing) has translation MSKTIRMTTAQALVKFLDNQYVSVDGVETKFVEGIFTIFGHGIAVGLGEALDTDPGQLKVLQGRNEQGMCHTAIAFSKQNNRKKIIPCASSVGPGAANMVTACATATVNNIPLLVFPADTFASRQPDPVLQQLEQSSSLAISTNDAFKPVCKYWDRITRPEMIMSALISAMRVLTDPAETGACCIAICQDVEGESYDYPDYFFKKRVHRITRPLAVEEELDEIADILSEAKKPFVIVGGGVRYSDAGETVEKFCEEFNIPFGETQGGKSACKSSHPYCLGGIGVTGTYASNVIAKDADVVIAIGSRLSDFTTSSKWLFKRDDVRFITINNSRFHAYKMDAVKAVGDAKVTVQALAEKLREKQYVSQYKDEIADAKRKWDEEMVRLGSIEYTGDDFEPNIKARDPRTIPEFVRLTNGRLTQTAALAAIRRVIDEDATIITAGGSLPSCMQRMWTTDKRGGYHAEYGYSCMGYEVAATLGVKFAEPETEVYCVVGDSSFQMLHSEIMTIMQERQKVNILIFDNCGFGCINNLEMNHGIGSLATEFRYTDGKKPSGDLIPVDYAKIGEGYGLKAYTCRTTKELEEALEDAKKQERACLFDLKVIPKTMTDGYESWWNVGIATTSEKSSVREAWEKVLEGRNEARKY, from the coding sequence ATGTCAAAAACAATAAGAATGACAACAGCACAGGCACTGGTGAAGTTCCTGGATAACCAGTATGTTTCTGTCGATGGAGTGGAAACAAAGTTCGTTGAAGGTATTTTTACTATTTTCGGTCATGGAATCGCGGTTGGTTTAGGAGAGGCTCTGGATACGGACCCCGGTCAGCTTAAGGTGCTTCAGGGAAGAAATGAGCAGGGGATGTGCCATACGGCCATTGCCTTTTCAAAACAGAATAACCGGAAGAAAATCATTCCGTGTGCCTCATCCGTGGGACCGGGTGCGGCTAATATGGTAACAGCTTGTGCAACCGCAACGGTAAACAACATTCCGCTGCTGGTATTTCCGGCCGATACCTTTGCCTCCAGGCAGCCTGATCCGGTATTGCAGCAGCTGGAACAAAGCAGCAGTCTTGCGATCTCAACCAATGATGCGTTTAAACCAGTGTGCAAATACTGGGACCGGATCACCAGACCGGAGATGATCATGAGCGCTTTGATTAGTGCCATGCGTGTGCTTACAGATCCGGCAGAAACCGGAGCATGCTGCATTGCCATTTGCCAGGATGTAGAGGGAGAATCCTATGATTATCCGGATTATTTCTTTAAGAAGCGGGTCCACAGGATTACCAGGCCTCTTGCGGTAGAAGAAGAACTGGATGAGATCGCAGATATCCTTTCAGAGGCAAAGAAGCCGTTTGTTATCGTAGGCGGAGGAGTCCGCTACTCTGATGCAGGAGAAACTGTAGAAAAATTCTGTGAAGAATTTAACATACCCTTTGGAGAAACCCAGGGAGGAAAGAGTGCCTGTAAATCAAGCCATCCCTATTGTCTGGGCGGCATCGGAGTCACAGGTACCTATGCCTCCAATGTAATTGCAAAGGATGCAGATGTGGTGATCGCCATAGGAAGCAGGCTGAGTGATTTTACAACAAGCTCAAAGTGGCTGTTTAAAAGAGATGACGTCAGATTTATTACCATCAATAACAGCAGGTTCCATGCATACAAGATGGATGCAGTCAAGGCAGTGGGAGATGCGAAGGTTACCGTTCAGGCGCTGGCGGAAAAGCTTAGGGAAAAACAGTATGTGTCTCAGTACAAAGACGAGATCGCCGATGCGAAAAGAAAATGGGATGAAGAGATGGTGCGTTTGGGAAGCATTGAATACACCGGAGATGATTTTGAACCCAACATAAAAGCAAGGGATCCCAGGACGATCCCGGAGTTTGTCCGGTTAACCAATGGAAGGCTCACCCAAACCGCTGCACTTGCAGCAATCAGAAGGGTCATCGATGAAGATGCTACCATCATCACGGCAGGGGGCTCCCTTCCAAGCTGTATGCAGCGTATGTGGACGACTGATAAACGGGGCGGATACCATGCAGAGTACGGATACTCCTGTATGGGGTATGAAGTGGCAGCCACCCTGGGTGTTAAATTTGCGGAGCCGGAAACGGAAGTTTACTGTGTTGTCGGCGATTCCAGCTTCCAGATGTTACATAGTGAAATTATGACCATTATGCAGGAACGGCAGAAGGTCAATATTCTGATATTTGATAACTGCGGCTTTGGCTGCATCAATAATCTGGAGATGAACCATGGGATCGGAAGCCTTGCCACGGAATTCCGCTATACGGACGGGAAGAAGCCTTCAGGGGATTTAATTCCAGTTGATTATGCCAAAATCGGGGAGGGGTATGGTCTGAAAGCTTATACCTGCAGAACCACCAAAGAGCTGGAAGAGGCTCTGGAAGATGCCAAAAAACAGGAAAGGGCCTGCCTGTTTGATTTAAAGGTGATCCCCAAAACCATGACGGATGGTTATGAATCCTGGTGGAACGTAGGAATAGCCACAACCTCGGAAAAGAGCAGTGTGAGAGAGGCGTGGGAAAAAGTCTTAGAAGGAAGAAATGAAGCCAGAAAGTATTAA
- the iolE gene encoding myo-inosose-2 dehydratase, which translates to MLNKEKVKLGIAPIAWTNDDLPDLGKENTFEQCVSEMALAGFTGSEVGNKYPRDVEGLKKALDLRGVEICNAWFSTFLISRPYEETEEGFEKHVAFLASMGAKVVGVSEQSYSTQGILDQPVFEGKHEMDDREWELLCEGLNRLGKLSKEKYGVALTFHHHMGTVVQSAAEVERMMANTDPEYVSLLFDSGHFAYCGEDPVAMVEKYVGRIKHVHLKDIRSEIVKKVREEKLSFLAGVRAGAFTIPGDGCVNFDPIFKVLEDASYEGYMVVEAEQDPAKANPLEYAIRARKFITEKTGL; encoded by the coding sequence ATGTTAAACAAGGAGAAAGTGAAATTAGGAATTGCACCGATTGCATGGACCAATGATGATTTGCCGGATCTGGGGAAAGAAAACACCTTTGAACAGTGTGTCAGCGAAATGGCTCTGGCAGGCTTTACCGGTTCCGAGGTGGGCAACAAATATCCAAGAGATGTGGAAGGTTTAAAAAAGGCTTTGGACCTTCGGGGCGTAGAGATCTGCAACGCATGGTTTTCCACCTTTTTAATCAGCAGGCCCTATGAGGAGACGGAAGAAGGATTTGAAAAGCATGTGGCGTTCCTTGCATCAATGGGAGCTAAGGTTGTAGGCGTTTCCGAGCAGAGCTACAGCACACAGGGGATTTTAGACCAGCCGGTGTTTGAAGGAAAGCATGAGATGGATGACAGAGAATGGGAGCTGCTTTGTGAAGGCTTAAACCGCCTTGGAAAGCTTTCCAAAGAAAAATACGGGGTGGCTTTAACCTTCCATCATCATATGGGAACCGTTGTTCAGAGTGCTGCAGAGGTGGAACGCATGATGGCGAACACGGACCCGGAATATGTAAGCCTTTTGTTTGACAGCGGCCATTTTGCATACTGCGGTGAGGACCCGGTTGCTATGGTGGAAAAATATGTGGGACGCATCAAGCATGTTCATTTAAAAGATATCCGTTCAGAGATTGTAAAAAAAGTAAGAGAAGAAAAGTTGAGCTTCCTGGCAGGGGTACGGGCAGGTGCATTCACCATTCCAGGAGACGGCTGCGTAAACTTTGATCCTATTTTCAAGGTGCTGGAGGATGCTTCCTATGAGGGTTACATGGTAGTGGAAGCAGAACAGGATCCTGCAAAGGCAAATCCTCTGGAATATGCTATACGCGCAAGAAAATTCATTACTGAAAAAACCGGTCTTTAA